The Populus alba chromosome 6, ASM523922v2, whole genome shotgun sequence genome contains a region encoding:
- the LOC118048390 gene encoding uncharacterized protein encodes MVVTMDLNVSPVPEGDEDNSEGQVEEYSAAGERSESAVETARREREERRKRLRNECSDDRPVHVSQQPVHDQFFPSKHHKSYDKSKLPPGWLDCPAFGQEINCIVPSKVPLGEAYNDCIPPGQRYSFKQVIHQQRVLGRKLGLVIDLTNTTRYYSTVDLKKEGIKHVKIYCKGRDAVPENTAVNTFVYEVMQFLLRQKHTKKYILVHCTHGHNRTGYMIAHYLMRSQPMSVTQAIEIFAEARPPGIYKPDYIDALYSFYHERRPNTVVCPPTPEWKRSSEFDLNGEAVPDDDDDGGGSATSVHGNHEMAVIMTNDDVLGDEIPNDQLDALRQFCYQALKLNGRGNSQFPGSHPVSLSRDNLQLLRQRYYYATWKADGTRYMMLITVDGCFLIDRNFKFRRVQMRFPCRYTNEGSADKMHHFTLLDGEMIIDTMPDSQKQERRYLIYDMMAVNQVPVIERPFHERWKMLEREVIEPRNSERQNIYQSRNPNYRYDLEPFRVRRKDFWLLSTVTKVLKEFIPRLSHDADGLIFQGWDDPYVTRTHEGLLKWKYPEMNSVDFLFEVDDDDHQLLYLHERGKKKLMEGHRVSFKDALDPSTYSGKIVECSWDSEARVWVCMRIRTDKSTPNDFNTYKKVMRSINDNITEDVLLNEIYEIICLPMYADRIRIESKAQQHANAARRR; translated from the exons ATGGTTGTTACCATGGATTTAAATGTGTCGCCGGTACCTGAAGGCGACGAAGATAATTCTGAAGGGCAAGTAGAAGAATACAGTGCTGCTGGTGAACGGTCAGAGTCTGCTGTCGAAACTGCCCGCAGG GAACGTGAAGAAAGACGTAAGCGTTTGAGAAATGAATGCTCGGATGACAGACCTGTACATGTGTCTCAGCAACCAGTGCACGATCAATTCTTTCCATCTAAACACCATAAATCATATGATAAAAGCAAACTTCCTCCTG GCTGGCTGGACTGTCCTGCATTTGGCCAGGAAATAAATTGTATTGTTCCTTCTAAGGTTCCACTCGGTGAAGCCTACAATGACTGCATTCCTCCTGGTCAAAGATACTCCTTTAAACAAGTCATTCATCAACAAAGAGTTTTAGGAAGGAAA CTTGGTCTGGTGATTGATTTGACAAATACTACTCGCTACTATTCAACAGTAGATTTGAAGAAAGAAGGTATCAAGCATGTCAAG ATATATTGCAAGGGGCGTGATGCTGTACCAGAGAATACAGCTGTAAATACCTTTGTTTATGAG GTCATGCAATTCCTCTTGCGTCAGAAACATACAAAGAAGTATATTCTTGTTCATTGTACACATGGACATAATCGTACAGGATATATGATAGCTCATTATTTAATGCGTTCACAACCAATGTCTGTCACTCAG GCAATAGAAATATTTGCTGAAGCACGTCCTCCAGGAATATACAAGCCAGATTATATTGATGCCTTGTACTCATTCTATCATGAAAGAAGGCCAAACACGGTTGTTTGCCCACCAACTCCAGAGTGGAAGAGGTCTTCTGAATTTGATCTCAATGGTGAGGCAGTgcctgatgatgatgatgatggtggagGTTCAGCTACTAGCGTGCAT GGCAATCATGAGATGGCTGTCATAATGACAAATGACGATGTTCTGGGGGATGAAATACCTAATGACCAGCTGGATGCTCTGCGGCAGTTTTGCTACCAAGCACTTAAGTTGAAT gGAAGAGGAAATTCACAATTCCCAGGATCACACCCTGTTTCTCTCAGCAG GGACAACTTACAGCTGTTAAGGCAGCGTTATTATTATGCAACATGGAAGGCTGATGGAACAAGATACATGATGTTAATTACAGTGGATGGGTGCTTTTTGATAGATAGGAATTTTAAATTCCGAAGGGTACAGATGAGATTTCCTTGTAGATACACCAATGAA GGTTCAGCTGATAAGATGCACCACTTTACATTACTTGATGGGGAGATGATTATTGATACTATGCCGGACTCACAGAAGCAGGAGAGAAGATACCTTATCTATGATATGATGGCAGTCAACCAAGTGCCTGTCATAGAG CGGCCCTTTCATGAACGATGGAAGATGCTTGAAAGAGAAGTGATTGAGCCCCGAAATTCTGAACGCCAAAATATTTACCAGAGTCGAAATCCAAATTATAGATATGACCTGGAACCCTTCAGG GTGAGAAGAAAGGATTTCTGGCTGCTTTCTACTGTTACCAAGGTCCTTAAGGAATTTATTCCAAGGCTTTCACATGATGCAGATGGCCTTATTTTTCAG GGTTGGGATGATCCCTATGTTACTCGCACTCATGAAGGCCTTCTGAAGTGGAAATATCCTGAAATGAACTCAGTTGACTTTCTATTTGAG gttgatgatgatgatcatcaGTTGCTTTATCTGCACGAGCGAGGGAAAAAGAAACTGATGGAAGGCCACCGAGTTTCCTTCAAAG ATGCTCTAGATCCCTCTACATACTCTGGGAAGATAGTTGAGTGTTCTTGGGATTCAGAGGCACGTGTGTGGGTCTGTATGCGGATCCGGACTGATAAATCAACACCAAATGATTTCAACACCTACAAGAAG GTGATGCGAAGCATCAATGACAATATAACAGAGGATGTGTTGTTGAATGAGATTTATGAGATCATTTGCCTGCCCATGTATGCTGATAGGATCAGGATTGAGAGTAAAGCTCAGCAGCATGCAAATGCAGCACGGCGCAGGTGA